The following proteins are co-located in the Deinococcus metallilatus genome:
- a CDS encoding metallophosphoesterase family protein, with product MPSDLSIAILTDAHGNAFALEAVIQDIRHHSPDVIVNLGDQVWGQADPVGALMLQRALGAVEVRGNNDERLVTPAAELHPQLARLQAWLAEQLPRAELERIATLPTTASLVHGAVLAAHGTPATPWDSLLLSWDGSGYVRRPEHEIRERLNVAAATEVVLVGHMHREDVRSVDGCLLVSVGPVSSQGDGDPRARWALLTRRGGRWQMEARRVEYDWDAAASWEREHGPLEDAVNHACPPNLEMRDFNGRA from the coding sequence GTGCCTTCGGACCTCAGCATTGCCATCCTCACGGACGCACACGGGAATGCGTTTGCCCTTGAAGCGGTCATACAGGACATCCGGCATCATTCGCCGGACGTCATCGTGAACCTCGGGGATCAGGTGTGGGGACAGGCGGACCCGGTTGGGGCGCTCATGCTCCAGCGGGCACTGGGCGCGGTCGAGGTTCGCGGCAACAACGACGAGCGGCTCGTCACGCCTGCCGCAGAACTCCACCCGCAACTCGCGCGCTTGCAGGCATGGCTGGCGGAACAGCTCCCACGCGCGGAACTTGAGCGGATCGCGACGTTACCGACCACAGCGAGTCTTGTGCATGGTGCGGTTCTCGCTGCCCACGGTACACCCGCGACACCCTGGGACAGTCTCTTGCTCAGTTGGGACGGCTCAGGGTATGTACGTCGCCCAGAACATGAGATCCGCGAGCGGCTCAATGTTGCGGCAGCGACGGAGGTCGTCCTCGTCGGGCACATGCACCGTGAGGACGTTCGTAGCGTTGACGGCTGCCTGCTGGTGAGCGTGGGGCCAGTGTCGTCGCAGGGAGACGGGGACCCGCGGGCACGCTGGGCACTCCTGACCCGACGTGGGGGGCGCTGGCAGATGGAGGCGCGCCGCGTTGAATACGACTGGGACGCGGCGGCTTCGTGGGAACGCGAACACGGCCCGCTTGAGGACGCGGTGAACCACGCCTGCCCACCGAACCTGGAAATGCGTGACTTCAACGGACGCGCGTGA
- the trmB gene encoding tRNA (guanine(46)-N(7))-methyltransferase TrmB, with product MISRLSDFHFPDSAARLYPDTPGRPWVLEVGFGDGRFWPHYAATFPEAPNYLGVEISGVSLLKAERRLRAAGLTNAVLTKLPAAPLIREVVPSAALDAIVVNFPDPWPKAGHEEHRLLRAPFFRLAASRLKPGGAVLFTTDHDEYFEFACREAEASGVMRVELTDPPPAALETKYALKWRDLGLGAHHARFVPTRHPHVPHGTLARYPDSEDSPAVPHAILTLPPAFDPSAFQKHTARGGQTREDPAGWTVVLLDLYRSLKQDGWVVLAHVVEGELTQEVLIGITGREDGSHLVRLARFGGPIITPGVKAAVGVVTDWLEGQGAVVRHRGY from the coding sequence ATGATCTCCCGCCTCTCGGACTTCCACTTCCCCGACAGCGCCGCGCGCCTGTACCCGGACACGCCGGGGCGGCCCTGGGTGCTGGAGGTCGGCTTTGGCGACGGGCGCTTCTGGCCGCACTACGCGGCGACTTTTCCCGAAGCGCCCAATTACCTTGGTGTGGAGATCAGCGGCGTCTCGCTCCTCAAGGCCGAGCGGCGACTGCGGGCGGCGGGCCTGACCAATGCCGTGCTGACCAAGCTGCCCGCTGCGCCCCTGATCCGCGAGGTGGTGCCTTCAGCCGCGCTGGACGCCATCGTGGTGAACTTTCCCGACCCCTGGCCCAAGGCCGGACACGAGGAACACCGCCTGCTGCGCGCGCCCTTCTTCCGCCTGGCCGCCAGCCGCCTGAAACCCGGCGGGGCCGTCCTCTTCACCACCGACCACGACGAGTATTTCGAGTTCGCCTGCCGGGAGGCCGAGGCAAGCGGCGTGATGCGGGTGGAACTCACCGACCCGCCGCCCGCCGCGCTCGAAACCAAGTACGCCCTGAAATGGCGCGACCTGGGGCTGGGGGCCCACCATGCCCGTTTCGTCCCGACGCGGCACCCCCACGTGCCGCACGGCACCCTCGCCCGTTACCCTGATTCGGAGGATTCCCCCGCCGTGCCCCACGCCATCCTGACCCTGCCCCCGGCCTTCGACCCCAGCGCCTTTCAGAAGCACACCGCACGCGGCGGCCAGACCCGCGAGGACCCGGCGGGGTGGACCGTCGTCCTGCTCGATCTGTACCGCAGCCTCAAGCAAGACGGCTGGGTGGTGCTGGCGCATGTGGTGGAAGGCGAACTGACGCAGGAAGTCCTGATCGGCATCACCGGGCGGGAAGACGGCAGCCACCTTGTCCGCCTCGCCCGGTTCGGCGGCCCCATCATCACGCCGGGGGTGAAGGCAGCGGTGGGCGTGGTGACGGACTGGCTGGAAGGGCAGGGGGCGGTGGTGCGGCACCGGGGGTACTGA
- a CDS encoding FAD-dependent oxidoreductase yields MFGPLRPRSQPQPGHLYDVAVVGAGLAGTELAWRLARAGRDVLLVSQALDHLGNLYQPTVDGAAFPVGSLFARVAAQLAPATDGWTFHRHLKAEVERAAGIHLLQSTVTELDEADGQVTLSTWEGPELHARVAVLAVGAFLKGRLLIGDTLEEAGRLSEVAYDFLADDLARSGVWLIGGEQTAAGVEGAPPYDVRFLTPAPSELAGFRLARFGRVYALGRCTPGDHTYTSVLEDAARLADELVGGEA; encoded by the coding sequence ATGTTCGGACCTCTTAGGCCCCGCAGCCAGCCGCAGCCGGGGCATCTGTATGATGTGGCGGTGGTCGGCGCGGGCCTCGCGGGCACGGAACTGGCCTGGCGACTTGCGCGGGCCGGGCGGGACGTGCTGCTGGTGTCGCAGGCGCTCGATCACCTCGGCAACCTTTATCAGCCCACTGTTGACGGCGCGGCCTTTCCGGTGGGTAGCCTCTTCGCCCGGGTCGCCGCCCAACTGGCCCCCGCCACCGACGGCTGGACCTTCCACCGCCATCTCAAGGCAGAGGTCGAGCGGGCGGCGGGCATTCACCTGCTGCAAAGCACCGTCACCGAGCTGGACGAGGCGGACGGTCAGGTGACGCTCTCCACCTGGGAGGGGCCGGAACTGCACGCCCGTGTGGCAGTGCTGGCCGTCGGCGCGTTCCTGAAAGGCCGCCTGCTGATCGGGGACACGCTGGAGGAGGCCGGGCGGCTCTCCGAGGTCGCCTACGACTTCCTGGCCGACGACCTGGCCCGTTCGGGCGTGTGGCTGATCGGGGGCGAGCAGACTGCCGCCGGGGTGGAGGGGGCGCCGCCCTACGACGTGCGTTTCCTGACGCCCGCCCCGTCAGAACTCGCGGGCTTCCGCCTCGCGCGCTTCGGGCGGGTGTACGCGCTGGGCCGCTGCACGCCGGGTGACCACACCTATACGAGTGTGCTGGAGGATGCTGCGCGGCTGGCGGACGAACTGGTGGGGGGAGAGGCATGA
- a CDS encoding ComEC/Rec2 family competence protein, with product MSQKKTPARKAPEKKAPARKAASRAPSGKKDGRPLPNSRRGPSSSDLLGLLVLALTASLAACAFGGDKKGGDEKTGQPGGQVTVRFLDVGQGDAVLVRSPEGKTLLYDGGRSTSKMQDYLQTYGVDHLDLMVASHADADHITGLIPAAEQAKPTLFINNGIAGTTQTWKRLADALEKAGTTFQKANNQVINLGSVKVRVIAPPAGMGSDQNDNSVGIRLDFGDFHALMTGDSETPETAAWLAENRADIHGPFQVYKSIHHGAANGDNQSWLAVVRPENVVISVGENNYGHPTQKALDLYKQNGIRIYRTDQQGTVTFMGSGDGKYTVTTDR from the coding sequence GTGAGCCAGAAAAAGACCCCCGCCCGCAAGGCGCCCGAAAAGAAAGCCCCGGCCCGCAAAGCCGCCTCCCGCGCCCCATCCGGCAAGAAGGACGGGCGGCCCCTGCCCAACTCCCGGCGCGGCCCCAGCTCCTCGGACCTGCTCGGCCTGCTGGTGCTGGCGCTGACGGCGAGCCTCGCGGCCTGCGCGTTCGGCGGCGACAAGAAGGGTGGGGACGAGAAGACCGGGCAGCCCGGCGGACAGGTGACGGTCCGTTTTCTGGATGTCGGCCAGGGCGACGCCGTGCTGGTCCGCAGCCCCGAGGGCAAGACCCTGCTGTACGACGGCGGCCGCAGCACCAGCAAGATGCAGGACTACCTGCAAACCTACGGCGTGGACCACCTGGACCTGATGGTCGCCAGCCATGCCGACGCGGACCACATCACCGGGCTGATCCCGGCCGCCGAGCAGGCCAAACCGACGCTCTTCATCAACAACGGGATAGCGGGCACCACGCAGACCTGGAAACGGCTGGCGGACGCGCTGGAAAAGGCCGGGACCACCTTCCAGAAGGCCAACAATCAGGTCATCAACCTGGGCAGCGTGAAGGTGCGGGTGATCGCCCCGCCCGCCGGAATGGGGAGTGACCAGAACGACAACAGCGTGGGCATCCGCCTCGACTTCGGGGACTTCCACGCCCTGATGACCGGCGACAGCGAGACGCCCGAGACGGCCGCCTGGCTGGCCGAGAACCGCGCCGATATCCATGGTCCCTTCCAGGTCTACAAGAGCATCCACCACGGCGCCGCCAACGGGGACAACCAGTCCTGGCTCGCCGTCGTCCGCCCCGAAAACGTCGTCATCAGCGTTGGGGAGAACAACTACGGCCACCCCACCCAGAAGGCCCTGGACCTCTACAAGCAGAACGGTATCCGCATCTACCGCACCGACCAGCAGGGCACGGTGACGTTCATGGGCAGCGGGGACGGGAAATACACGGTGACGACGGACCGGTGA
- a CDS encoding DUF3006 domain-containing protein, with product MKDGEQGPRERWTVDGIEDGPHGRVARVEREDGRTFDLPLHALPEGVREGDVLAVQDGPDGVTVRVLPEETRARRERAQRRLDALNQPAEDGEEINL from the coding sequence GTGAAGGACGGCGAGCAAGGACCGCGGGAACGCTGGACGGTGGACGGCATCGAGGACGGGCCGCATGGCCGGGTCGCGCGGGTGGAACGGGAAGACGGGCGCACCTTCGACCTGCCGCTCCACGCCCTGCCCGAAGGCGTGCGGGAAGGGGACGTGCTGGCGGTGCAGGACGGCCCCGACGGCGTGACGGTGCGGGTGCTGCCCGAAGAAACCCGCGCCCGGCGGGAGCGTGCCCAGCGCCGCCTCGACGCGCTGAACCAGCCCGCCGAAGACGGTGAGGAGATCAACCTGTGA
- a CDS encoding GNAT family N-acetyltransferase, translating to MHHDLTLRDGDLRLRPLTEADIPALCALAQDCAEELRLMGSPPSSPAYYQAALDANDQMPFVIEVGGELAGSTRYGDIRAAHSGLEIGWTWLHPRWHGSGANRRMKRLLLAHAFEEMGMERVQLKTDLLNTRSQRAIEKLGAVREGVLRRHIRRPDGTMRDTVMYSVTREDWPGVRARLDTPPLSEMA from the coding sequence ATGCACCACGACCTCACCCTGCGAGACGGCGATCTCCGGCTGCGACCCCTGACCGAAGCGGACATTCCGGCGCTGTGCGCGCTGGCGCAGGACTGCGCGGAGGAGTTGCGGCTGATGGGGTCGCCCCCCAGTTCACCCGCCTACTATCAGGCCGCGCTGGACGCCAACGACCAGATGCCCTTCGTGATTGAGGTCGGCGGCGAACTGGCCGGAAGCACCCGCTACGGCGACATCCGCGCCGCGCATAGTGGGCTGGAGATCGGGTGGACCTGGCTGCATCCGCGCTGGCACGGCTCGGGCGCGAACCGGCGGATGAAGCGGCTGCTGCTGGCCCACGCCTTTGAGGAGATGGGCATGGAGCGGGTGCAGCTCAAGACCGACCTCCTGAATACGCGCAGCCAGCGGGCCATCGAGAAACTCGGCGCGGTGCGCGAGGGCGTGCTGCGGCGGCATATCCGGCGGCCGGACGGCACCATGCGTGACACCGTGATGTACTCGGTGACGCGGGAGGACTGGCCCGGGGTGCGGGCGCGGCTGGACACGCCGCCTCTCAGCGAAATGGCCTAG
- a CDS encoding TldD/PmbA family protein, which produces MLSQTLAAEVLSLARRGGADFAELFAEDTLTTTLRLHQGEVKDAGGGNLFGAGLRLLYGTRVVYAYTNDVTPTGLRDLADQVARARGGAGETTREGTGGLDFRRVDAAPLYVAREHPLHAAKRDKLALMRRAHGAAAGVGDVKTVDVNYLDRVQRVLIANSEGVWAEDERVWTRLTVSAIAQDGTLRETGSYGPGAGQGLEFFETATPEQIGAEAARIANAMLRAGYAPAGKLPVVIGNEFGGVIFHEACGHILETTAVEKNASVFADKLGEKIAHESVTAIDDGTIPGAWGMVTVDDEGMPGERTVLIEKGVLKSFMVDRVGSLKTGYARTGSGRRQNYTFAPASRMRSTFIDNGQETPESLISGVKRGIYARKMGGGSVTPGTGDYNFAVQEAYMIRDGQVAEPLKGASLVGNGAQDLRNIVGVAGDLALGQGMCGSVSGSLPTDVGQPHILISEITVGGRA; this is translated from the coding sequence ATGCTGAGTCAGACCCTGGCCGCCGAAGTCCTGTCCCTCGCCCGCAGGGGCGGGGCCGACTTCGCGGAACTGTTCGCCGAAGACACCCTGACGACCACCCTGCGGCTGCACCAGGGGGAGGTGAAGGACGCCGGGGGCGGCAACCTGTTCGGCGCGGGGCTGAGGCTGCTGTACGGCACCCGGGTGGTCTACGCCTACACCAACGACGTGACGCCGACGGGCCTGCGCGACCTGGCCGATCAGGTGGCACGCGCCCGGGGCGGGGCAGGCGAGACGACCCGTGAGGGAACAGGCGGGCTGGACTTCCGCCGGGTGGACGCCGCGCCCCTGTACGTGGCCCGCGAGCACCCCCTCCACGCGGCCAAACGCGACAAGCTCGCCCTGATGCGGCGGGCACACGGCGCGGCGGCAGGCGTCGGGGACGTCAAGACGGTGGACGTGAACTACCTCGACCGCGTGCAGCGCGTATTGATCGCCAACTCCGAGGGCGTGTGGGCCGAAGACGAGCGGGTGTGGACGCGGCTGACGGTGAGCGCCATCGCGCAGGACGGCACGCTGCGTGAGACGGGGTCTTACGGGCCGGGCGCGGGGCAGGGCCTGGAGTTCTTCGAGACGGCAACGCCCGAGCAGATCGGCGCGGAGGCGGCCCGGATCGCCAACGCGATGCTGCGCGCCGGATACGCGCCCGCCGGAAAACTCCCGGTCGTGATCGGCAACGAGTTCGGCGGGGTGATCTTCCACGAGGCCTGCGGGCACATTCTGGAGACGACCGCCGTCGAGAAGAACGCCAGCGTCTTCGCGGACAAACTGGGCGAGAAGATCGCGCACGAGTCGGTCACCGCCATCGACGACGGCACCATCCCCGGTGCCTGGGGCATGGTCACGGTGGACGACGAGGGGATGCCCGGCGAGCGCACCGTGCTGATCGAGAAGGGCGTGCTGAAGTCCTTCATGGTGGACCGGGTGGGCAGCCTCAAGACCGGCTACGCGCGCACCGGCAGCGGCAGGCGGCAGAACTATACCTTCGCGCCCGCCAGCCGGATGCGCTCGACCTTCATCGACAACGGCCAGGAGACGCCCGAGAGCCTGATCTCCGGCGTGAAGCGCGGTATCTACGCCCGCAAGATGGGCGGCGGCAGCGTGACGCCCGGTACCGGCGACTACAACTTCGCCGTGCAGGAGGCGTACATGATCCGCGACGGGCAGGTGGCCGAGCCGCTCAAGGGAGCCTCGCTGGTCGGGAACGGCGCGCAGGACCTCCGCAACATCGTGGGCGTGGCGGGCGACCTCGCGCTGGGGCAGGGCATGTGCGGCAGCGTGTCCGGCAGCCTCCCGACCGACGTGGGCCAGCCGCACATCCTGATCTCGGAAATCACCGTGGGAGGCCGCGCATGA
- a CDS encoding TldD/PmbA family protein: MTQTEQLSIADARAYLLDRARERGVTLEVYGERGTSTSVEAFGGEVSEFKLEARQGVALRVLVKGAWGHSFTENLSRPALDRALDSAIENAELVAPEPGAGLVAWPEPPALDLYGEGLSGVSVEQKVQVALDLDRAAREADPRVVSVPYGGYQDSDSQRLVGNTAGLSREARQLYALHYTAPLVSEGGQNKMKPDWQFTREFTELDPTRTALSAVEKALALLGARPAPSGTFPAVISGECLAELLALFAGMFSGKMVEEGKSPLAGRLGEPVASPLVTLRDDPTPVRGLNSRAFDAEGCPSVPLTLIEGGRLSAFMHNAQTAARAGTVSTGHAARQGLQGTVGVAPSNLILQAGDTDAAALASGLTGVRLTGVSGGHAGANPITGDFSLQAEGFWLEDGVTAYPLEVFTVAGNILDLLAGIEAVGNELHDTPDAVSAPDVRVGALAIGGA; this comes from the coding sequence ATGACCCAGACCGAGCAGCTCAGCATCGCGGACGCCCGCGCCTACCTGCTGGACCGCGCCCGCGAGCGCGGCGTGACGCTGGAGGTGTACGGGGAACGCGGGACCAGCACCAGCGTGGAGGCGTTCGGCGGCGAGGTCAGCGAGTTCAAGCTCGAAGCCCGGCAGGGCGTGGCGCTGCGGGTGCTGGTGAAGGGCGCCTGGGGCCACAGCTTCACCGAGAACCTCTCCCGGCCCGCGCTGGACCGTGCCCTGGACAGCGCCATCGAGAACGCCGAACTGGTCGCGCCCGAACCCGGCGCGGGCCTGGTCGCCTGGCCGGAGCCGCCTGCCCTCGACCTCTACGGCGAGGGCCTCAGCGGCGTGAGCGTCGAGCAGAAGGTGCAGGTGGCGCTCGATCTCGACCGCGCGGCGCGGGAGGCCGACCCGCGCGTGGTGAGCGTGCCCTACGGCGGCTATCAGGACAGTGACAGCCAGCGTCTCGTCGGCAACACGGCGGGCCTCAGCCGCGAGGCGCGTCAGCTCTATGCCCTGCACTACACGGCGCCGCTGGTCAGCGAGGGCGGCCAGAACAAGATGAAGCCCGACTGGCAGTTCACCCGCGAGTTCACCGAACTCGACCCCACCCGCACGGCCCTCTCGGCGGTGGAGAAGGCGCTGGCCCTGCTGGGTGCCCGGCCCGCCCCCAGCGGCACCTTCCCGGCAGTCATCAGCGGCGAGTGCCTGGCCGAACTGCTGGCGCTCTTCGCAGGCATGTTCAGCGGCAAGATGGTCGAGGAGGGCAAGAGTCCGCTGGCGGGTCGCCTGGGCGAGCCGGTGGCGAGTCCCCTGGTCACCCTGCGCGACGACCCCACGCCGGTGCGCGGCCTGAACTCCCGCGCTTTCGACGCGGAGGGCTGCCCCAGCGTGCCCCTCACGCTGATCGAGGGCGGCAGACTCAGCGCCTTCATGCACAACGCGCAGACCGCCGCCCGCGCGGGAACCGTCAGCACCGGACACGCCGCGCGCCAGGGCCTTCAGGGCACGGTGGGCGTGGCCCCCAGCAACCTGATCCTGCAAGCCGGGGACACGGACGCGGCAGCCCTCGCCTCCGGCCTCACGGGGGTGCGGCTGACCGGCGTGTCGGGCGGCCATGCGGGCGCGAATCCCATCACCGGGGACTTCTCGCTGCAAGCCGAGGGCTTCTGGTTGGAAGACGGCGTGACGGCGTATCCGCTGGAGGTCTTCACGGTCGCCGGGAACATCCTCGACCTGCTGGCGGGGATCGAGGCCGTGGGGAACGAGCTGCACGACACCCCCGACGCGGTCAGCGCCCCGGACGTGCGGGTGGGGGCCCTCGCCATCGGCGGGGCGTGA
- the cax gene encoding calcium/proton exchanger, which yields MIMNLLLVFLPISLLLEYVFHAPPLWVFVTATVAIIPLADWLRKATEQVAARAGPTIGGLLNVTFGNLAELIIAIFVLLSGNVTVVKAQITGSILGNALLGLGLAILIGSFGRTRQQFSWRNAGQLNSMLFLVVIALLIPALFDYTERLPAFLAGNEGIRTNLDEYLSLGVALVLIVVYLLNLVYTLFTHKDVFALEDEPHQGPLWPVWQAAAVLVGGTALIALESELLSGALEATSSTLGLSPFFLGIVVLAVVGNFAEYIAGSYFARQGKIGLAINIAVGATIQVALFTAPLLVLISFLIGQPMNLVFASPLEMVAIVAVALTVTTVTKDGEATWFEGVLLLAVYLLLALAFYFVTPRLEGEPTALRGGVTAVQSVQPPTAATSG from the coding sequence ATGATCATGAACCTGCTGCTGGTCTTCCTCCCGATCAGCCTGCTGCTGGAGTATGTGTTTCACGCGCCGCCGCTGTGGGTCTTTGTCACGGCGACGGTCGCGATCATTCCGCTGGCCGACTGGCTCCGCAAGGCCACCGAGCAGGTCGCCGCGCGGGCGGGGCCGACCATCGGCGGCCTGCTGAACGTGACCTTCGGCAATCTGGCGGAGCTGATCATCGCCATCTTCGTGCTGCTGAGCGGCAACGTCACGGTCGTCAAGGCGCAGATCACCGGCAGCATCCTCGGCAACGCGCTGCTGGGGCTGGGCCTCGCCATATTGATCGGCAGTTTTGGCCGCACGCGGCAACAGTTCAGTTGGCGGAACGCCGGGCAGCTCAACTCGATGCTGTTTCTGGTGGTGATCGCGCTGCTGATCCCCGCGCTGTTCGACTACACCGAGCGGCTGCCCGCGTTCCTGGCCGGGAACGAGGGGATCAGAACCAACCTCGACGAGTACCTCAGCCTGGGCGTGGCGCTGGTGCTGATCGTCGTGTACCTCCTGAACCTGGTGTACACGCTGTTCACGCACAAGGACGTGTTCGCGCTGGAGGACGAACCCCACCAGGGGCCGCTGTGGCCGGTCTGGCAGGCCGCCGCCGTGCTGGTGGGCGGCACGGCCCTGATCGCGCTGGAGTCCGAGCTGCTGTCCGGCGCCCTGGAGGCCACCAGCAGCACGCTGGGCCTCAGCCCGTTCTTCCTGGGGATCGTCGTGCTGGCGGTGGTGGGCAACTTCGCGGAGTACATCGCGGGCAGCTACTTCGCGCGGCAGGGCAAGATCGGCCTGGCGATCAACATCGCCGTGGGCGCGACCATTCAGGTGGCCCTCTTCACCGCGCCGCTGCTGGTGCTGATCTCCTTCCTGATCGGCCAGCCGATGAATCTGGTGTTCGCCAGCCCGCTCGAAATGGTCGCCATCGTGGCGGTCGCCCTGACCGTCACCACCGTCACCAAGGACGGCGAGGCCACCTGGTTCGAGGGCGTGCTGCTGCTGGCCGTGTACCTGCTGCTGGCTCTGGCCTTCTACTTCGTGACCCCCAGGCTGGAGGGGGAGCCGACGGCGCTGCGGGGCGGGGTGACCGCCGTGCAGAGCGTTCAGCCGCCCACAGCCGCAACCTCTGGCTGA
- the mqnE gene encoding aminofutalosine synthase MqnE, giving the protein MKWLRDPLLAPIVEKVEAGERLSFDEGMRLYYTRDLNALMRLANRTKERLHGDKVFFVHSMRLEFTNICYVGCTFCAFAARKGEERAWDYSPEEVVEQVRRRYLPGITELHMSSGHHPNHKWAYYPEMVRRLRETFPDLQVKAFTAAEIEHLAKISKMPTLEVLRELQAAGLAAMPGGGAEIFADRVRRQVAKNKVKAEKWLQIHREAHSLGMRTNATMLYGHIETLEERLDHMHRLRDLQDETGGFHAFIPLAFQPLGNTLAQNLGKTEFTTGLDDLRNLAVARVYLDNFPHIKGYWVMIGSELTQVSLDWGVSDIDGTIQEEHIAHAAGATSPMALSQAGMVKMIQQAGRLPVLRDAYYNELEVFPRPNAEAAD; this is encoded by the coding sequence ATGAAGTGGCTGCGCGACCCCCTGCTCGCCCCCATCGTCGAGAAGGTGGAGGCAGGCGAGCGCCTCTCGTTTGACGAGGGCATGCGGCTGTACTACACCCGCGACCTGAACGCGCTGATGCGCCTGGCGAACCGGACCAAGGAGCGGCTGCACGGGGACAAGGTGTTTTTCGTCCACTCGATGCGGCTGGAATTCACCAACATCTGCTACGTGGGCTGCACCTTCTGCGCCTTCGCCGCGCGCAAGGGCGAGGAACGCGCCTGGGACTACTCACCGGAGGAAGTGGTCGAGCAGGTGCGGCGGCGCTATCTCCCCGGCATCACCGAGCTGCACATGAGCAGCGGGCACCACCCCAACCACAAGTGGGCCTATTATCCCGAGATGGTGCGGCGGCTGCGCGAGACGTTCCCCGACCTTCAGGTCAAAGCCTTCACGGCGGCGGAAATCGAACACCTCGCCAAGATCAGCAAGATGCCCACGCTGGAGGTGCTGCGCGAACTCCAGGCGGCGGGACTGGCCGCGATGCCGGGCGGCGGGGCGGAAATCTTCGCGGACCGGGTGCGGCGACAGGTGGCGAAGAACAAGGTGAAGGCCGAGAAGTGGCTCCAGATTCACCGCGAGGCGCACTCGCTGGGGATGCGGACGAACGCCACGATGCTCTACGGACATATCGAGACGCTGGAAGAACGGCTCGACCACATGCACCGCCTGCGCGACCTTCAGGACGAGACGGGCGGCTTCCACGCCTTCATCCCGCTCGCCTTCCAGCCGCTCGGCAACACCCTGGCGCAGAACCTCGGCAAGACGGAGTTCACGACCGGCCTGGATGACCTGCGGAACCTGGCGGTGGCGCGCGTGTACCTCGACAACTTCCCGCACATCAAGGGCTACTGGGTGATGATCGGCTCCGAACTCACGCAGGTGAGCCTCGACTGGGGCGTTTCGGACATTGACGGCACCATTCAGGAGGAACACATCGCGCACGCGGCGGGGGCGACCTCCCCGATGGCGCTGTCGCAGGCGGGCATGGTAAAGATGATCCAGCAGGCCGGGCGCCTGCCGGTGCTGCGCGACGCCTACTACAACGAACTGGAGGTTTTCCCCCGCCCGAACGCGGAGGCGGCGGACTAG
- a CDS encoding nuclear transport factor 2 family protein translates to MQADLDAVLALDDAWNAAYHHRDPELMAGLLAEDWMGFFPDGQVAFKADLLEGMRHNPPLALMFERHAAHVYGKTAVTRGTLYGNGVRVQSFLRVYAKRGGKWRAVCVQVVP, encoded by the coding sequence GTGCAGGCGGACCTGGACGCTGTCTTGGCGCTGGACGACGCCTGGAACGCTGCCTACCACCACCGGGACCCGGAGTTGATGGCGGGGCTGCTCGCGGAGGACTGGATGGGTTTCTTTCCAGACGGCCAAGTGGCCTTCAAGGCCGACCTGCTGGAAGGCATGCGCCACAACCCCCCGCTGGCCCTGATGTTCGAGCGCCACGCCGCCCACGTCTACGGCAAGACGGCGGTGACGCGCGGCACGCTGTACGGGAACGGCGTGCGGGTACAGAGCTTCCTGCGGGTGTATGCCAAGCGGGGGGGCAAGTGGCGGGCGGTATGCGTGCAGGTGGTGCCGTGA